A region from the Melanotaenia boesemani isolate fMelBoe1 chromosome 11, fMelBoe1.pri, whole genome shotgun sequence genome encodes:
- the zgc:65851 gene encoding low molecular weight neuronal intermediate filament, with protein sequence MSYSSDIYSSSSYRKIFGDAPRSGRMGLGSSPSRLHSTGYRSSHRTYGSPSMVSSTTFRRTAAPGRVFSSISDSSMDLTQSTAVTNELKIIRTNEKEQLQGLNDRFVSFIEKVHNLEQQNKVLEAEVTLLRQRNNEPSRLHELYEQEIRELRSRVEELTHEKSQMHLDCVQMNETLERVREKLEEETRLREEAECALKGYRKDVDDATLVRLELEKKVESLLDEIAFLRKVHEEELQELQASLQATQVSVEMDMSKPDLAAALKDIRSQYENLSARNQAQAEDWYRSKFASVTEATARNQDAIKHSKEELSEYRRQVQARTLEIEALRGHNEAMERQIAEMEDRHNNEIREMQDTIQQLEAALRSTKGEMSRHLREYQDLLNVKMALDIEIAAYRKLLEGEECRLSSVGGALVQSGYPGLSYMSARTYTLGAYRKSKPEEEEEEEEKADEEEEEGEEGDEGDEGDEGDEGDEGDEGDDQEEGEGEGEGEGEDEGEEEEEKPKDKGNKGKEKEKEKESSTGKNSKS encoded by the exons ATGAGTTACTCCAGCGACATCTACAGCAGCAGCTCCTATCGGAAGATCTTTGGAGATGCCCCTCGGTCCGGTCGCATGGGTCTCGGCAGCAGCCCGTCCCGCCTGCACTCCACCGGATACCGCAGCAGCCACCGCACCTATGGTTCCCCCTCCATGgtctcctccaccaccttcCGCAGGACAGCGGCGCCCGGCCGCGTCTTCTCCTCCATTTCCGACTCCTCCATGGACTTGACCCAATCCACCGCCGTCACCAATGAGCTAAAAATCATCCGCACCAACGAGAAGGAGCAACTTCAGGGGCTCAACGACCGCTTTGTGTCCTTTATCGAGAAGGTCCACAACCTAGAGCAGCAAAACAAAGTCCTAGAGGCCGAAGTCACGCTGCTGCGGCAGCGCAACAACGAGCCCTCGCGCCTGCACGAGCTGTATGAGCAGGAGATCCGCGAGCTGCGGTCACGCGTTGAAGAGCTGACGCACGAGAAGAGCCAGATGCACCTGGACTGCGTGCAGATGAACGAGACACTGGAGCGCGTGAGGGAAAAGCTGGAGGAAGAGACCAGGCTGCGAGAGGAGGCGGAGTGCGCCCTGAAGGGCTACCGGAAAGACGTGGACGACGCCACCCTGGTGCGACTTGAGCTGGAGAAAAAAGTGGAGTCTCTGCTGGATGAGATTGCCTTCCTCAGGAAAGTTCATgaggaggagctgcaggagctgcaggcgTCACTGCAAGCCACACAG GTTTCGGTGGAGATGGACATGAGCAAACCGGACCTGGCTGCGGCCCTGAAGGACATTCGATCCCAATATGAGAACCTGTCAGCCAGGAACCAGGCCCAGGCAGAAGACTGGTACCGCTCCAAGTTCGCCTCCGTCACCGAGGCTACCGCTCGCAACCAGGACGCCATCAAGCACTCCAAGGAGGAGCTGAGCGAGTACCGCAGGCAGGTACAAGCTCGCACCCTAGAGATCGAGGCCCTCAGGGGCCACAATGAAGCCATGGAGAGACAGATTGCTGAGATGGAGGATCGCCACAACAATGAGATCAGAGAGATGCAA gaCACCATCCAGCAGCTGGAGGCTGCCCTGCGTAGCACCAAAGGAGAGATGTCCCGCCACCTGCGTGAATACCAAGACCTGCTGAATGTAAAGATGGCGCTGGACATTGAGATTGCTGCATACAG GAAGCTGCTGGAAGGTGAGGAGTGTCGCCTCAGCTCTGTTGGTGGTGCCTTGGTCCAGTCCGGTTACCCCGGTCTCTCCTATATGTCAGCCCGCACCTACACCCTTGGAGCTTACAGGAAGTCCAAGcctgaagaggaagaggaggaagaagagaaggctgatgaggaggaagaggagggagaggagggagaTGAAGGAGATGAGGGAGATGAGGGAGATGAGGGAGACGAAGGAGATGAGGGAGATGATCAGGAGGAAGGTGAGGGTGAGGGTGAGGGTGAGGGTGAGGATGagggagaagaggaagaggagaagccAAAGGATAAGGGGAATAAGGGAAAGgaaaaggagaaggagaaggagagctCCACCGGGAAGAACAGCAAGAGCTAA